The sequence GGTCCGCTACCTGTCAGATGGATGTCTCCAGAATCGTTAAGAGATGGTGTTTTCTCCAGTCAATCCGACGTGTGGTAAGAAACTCACGATGATATTACGTACAGAAGAACCCGCTTAATTTGATGCTCGAGAAATCcgatttaaacatattttatgTATAAGTGTAAATGATATCGGGATGAGATCAAAATCCAGATTAAactgatccgaattaagcgagttTTCGCcgtatatttgaatttgtaaatatttttgccGTTTTTCATTCGTGCTAAAACCTTTCCACGCAGGTCGTACGGCGTAGTTTTATGGGAAATGGCGACGCTTGCTGCGCAGCCTTATCAAGGTTTAACTAACGAACAGGTTCTGAAATACGTTATTGATGGTAATCTAATGAAGAAACCAGAAGGTTGCCCCGATAAACTGTAAGTTTTACAACACTAGTGATTCAGCGGATCTTATGTGACTAGGTAAAGAATTCCGTAAAACAAGCGCAGAGCAATTTCATCATCGTCGGTTATTTTCATCCATTTCAGATTTAGTTTAATGACATTATGTTGGCAAATACGGCCGAAACAGCGGCCGACTTTCGACGAAATAGTGGAATATCTCATACCAGATCTGAATGAAACGTTCGTAAAACGTTCGCATTTCTTCAGCGACGACAACGTGCGCGAAGAAGACAACGGCGACGCGACGGAACAACGCGACGATGGCGATAAATACGGGGATTACGTGGATGATTTGGACGCGACGGCAGCGGTCGAGACGACGCCGCTGCAATCCCCGACGCACGTCGGTAGTCAGGTCGTACTACGCGATAAAAACAATCGTCGCAAATCGATTCCCGTCGATCATGTGATACTACGCGATACGAAGGACTGTAGCAGTATTCTGATCGTCGACGAACAGCAGCAGACGCCGCGCGGAGACGACGCGGAACCGTCGCCAAAAAACCGTCGCGACTGCGTTCACTTAGAACCGGACGAGAACTGCGAATGTGCCGTTAACCCCGGGTCGCCTGCATCGGCCGCGACGGCGCGACCTCACAAGTCGAGTTCGAACTCTCATCTACACGCGACCGCGATGAATTCTAACCATGGCAACGGATTATCCAGCGATGACAGTAAAGGTAGCACGAAAAGTAGTCATTCGTATCTCAACGGAGGAGTCATGAACGGACATATGAAAATGCCAAAATCGACAAAATGCTAGCATCAAATGTAAAAAATCAtgatattattttttgttttactgACAGGCAGGGTTCGTACTAGTCCTGAATATACGGGAGAGATTTTTTAGTTAAAAATTTTCGTACATGTTTTTCACAGCTtgcaaaagttttgaaattatgaaagaGTTATGGAATGATAGAAGTGTAGTGAAGTTAATTTTTTCTTCCGACTGAAGCTATGAAAAAGTTACGATATTTTAGAAGTgtcgtctgaacaattttttcTCGTGTTAACTGTTGGtcaagatattttttttcgtaaGCTTTCAATTCTTCTGTAATGAGTATAAGCACATTTCGTAGCTATGAAAATTAGGATATTTCGCAATGAAATAGgtgttgaaaattgaaaactgtgTATAGTACGAACCctgatatcatcatcattgttaTTGCTGTTGTATGTTCACTTGTGCGTGAATTATTGttctaaatgaattgaatttgacaaACGCGGATGTGTTTACACCGGCTCTCATTTTGTCGATACCAGACTCGATcaactgaaatatttaaacaatGTGTTGAAAACCGCTAAAACACAACCGAACCTAAAGAACCATCTTTCCTGGCAGGGATTTGAATCGGAGGAAtatgaaaccctgccacactagacttAGTGCGCGGCCAATTATTAGCCTATCAGATATCCCATTTTATTTtggcccgggttttcccatttatagttgttccgtgaaatttgcctaagcaattatacaacgagcaattaGCTTGGTAAtgcaagttttcgtgcggcaaacTCTCTCAACCAGTAAGAAATATACACTTGCGTATCTAAAATAAATAAGCATTCTACTGCCCATATTTAAAAGGCAGGCGTCAGTTTGTATCAGTGTCCTAAGTATATTCATGTACAAATGTAGTTTGTTGTAGTTTACTTCACTTGCTTTATTTTGACTTAACGGTAAAATTTCAAACCCATTGCGTTGGAAATTTTTTGACAAGTCACTGATGAAAGTATTCATCAAATTTTCGGCTTTGTTTGCAGTTTTTCTACCATTTTAgaatgaagaaagaaatttttctgaatttcagatttttgatGTGGATGCCCGGGGTCGGGCAGGGTGGGATCATGTGCCCACAAATTACCGGTGACTCAATAATATGGACACACTTGTTGGTTTTCTATTACATCTCTGTAGTAAATATTTGCTTGTTCATTCAGTGTAAACTACCTAAATTTTGTGGTAGATTTTATAATTCTCAATGTGTATGAACTCGTATAGAacataataatttattagttaAGAATGTTCCTCGGTACAGTAATGTATCCCCCTACACACAGCTGGCCTCATTGAGGTTTTCTACGTGGAGAGAATTACCGGTATATAGATGTGTAACGTACATCGCGATCATACCCATATTTTTTAATCGTTGATAGTTCGAACCTTCGAATCAAAACCGATGATTTCATTTGctgcgaaaaaaaaaccatgctcgaaaatctttgaaatgataatgTACAATTCTGTTTGTAAATCAAAACATTGTCGCGTGTGTTTGTCAAAAatcgaaatgaaatgaatgatattGTATTTAGTTAGATGAATGAAATTGTGTTCATCCAGTTTCCATTTCATATGATTgtgtaaatgaaaaagaattcaaacttatgatacACGAATTCAAGTATACAAAAAAAATagtcattattatttataactATTGAATGCGAACCATATCATggaaatgttttatgttttttttttatacctGTATAATAGAATGAAGAGAACTTGGAAGAgttattgaatgtttttttaacCGATTTGTGTACAGAATTAACAGTAGGTTAGAGATCGAGTTCTTTTCTGTTCGCGAGGAAAAGGTACTCGGTAAAATTGTGCTTTTCATGAGATGAAACATGATTTTGATCTAGGTTTTAAGCGTATAAAATTTGGTATAttgtatgatgatgatgatgtgaaACATTTTTACCGTGAAGTTTTATGCATTAGAAATCTACTGTTTTAGTGCTGAATTTTGGCCGATGGACGGTTCTTTTGTCTCGATGTGATGAAAAAAGGGTCGCTATTTTACTTCAGTCATTTTATCTACGGAACTTTCCGAGAGGTATTTAGGAGGACGACGGTACGTGTACGTACCCGTCGTCCTATTGTTATCGTGAAATCCGTCACGTCAAAACCATTACGTGCGTTTAATGCCACATACACATCTGAAAATTTCACAGTCgcttaaatatgaaacatagAAGGTTGAGTTTGTATATGGTGGATTTTTGTTATTTACAGTTATTTTGTCGTTTATTGCCAGAAAGTGTGGTATTTTCTTGTGCGTGTGTCAGCGGGATAATTGAATGTTTAACCATTAGTTGTTTTGTATCATTCACTCATTCCCATAATCAAACTTTCGAAGATATCATTCAAGAATTCTGATGAGCCTGCTGgtaaatattcattctgttCCACTTGGTCGATCGTTAGACTAGATTCAGGCCCTAAGGGAACAGCTAGCAAGTGGCCTTTGGTTCAGTCTGTGAACAGCTTCAAAACAACCGTGTTAACACATGGATGTGATGTACCCCATGGACTGCGTGGTCTATGTCATGGGTTCTTGGCGATTGTGCCGAGAGCAGACTGTATCCGGTGGTCATGTTAAGTATAACTTGATAGTATATGTATTGAACATGCATCGTGGCTAAAATGATACCTTCGTTTCCCAACCCCTCTAATTGTATCTAAGGCAATATCAATCTATGCCGACGACGATTTTGTTGATCGAGCTTACATATTTTGAACCTCAGGACCTTAGTTTTCAAACTTGCAGGGATGCCAACTGCTccgttttttcttaaatctcTGTAGGCTTATACTTTAAACTTGCATTGTATGTTGACTATAATCTCAACTCTTTGTCTAACAGTGTAACTTCGTTTGGACCTGACTTGCAAACATGTTTTAAAAGCACTACAGGTGTAAGCCTTTTCCAACCAAATTAACTCGTAAAAGTATCTTTCTAGTTAAAagtttagaaataattaatactGCTGGTGACACCGACGATTGTGGGGATAAATCTTATGGGTTTGATTCGAATAGATGAAGCAGAAATTGGAAAATAAAATGCACTtaattcaatacaatcaaTCCTTGATAAAACTACCCATACAAATGCCTGATGTGCTTTTCATTAATGACTTGAAAATAGTGTGCAATAGTGCTAGTATGTGAAAATGATTGTGTGCTATTTATTGATTTCTCGCGacagaatatttatatttctatcagAACGACCTGTACTTACCAATGATGAAGATTTATTTACTGATGATCAAGATATACACGTAAGATAGCGTCATAACTGTTTTAACTGTAATCATGGTGTTATTCTGCTGTATGCATGTCATCCCTGTCAGTGTATAGTATAATATACCTCTccgtattatatatatatatatatatatatataactggGAAAATCTCCATCCCATATTTTTTCCATCTGAGTTCGAGCTTTTGTAGCGTAATTTTTTTAGACATTTCAAAAGCAGACTCCACTTATAGCGGTAGCGCCAGCTCCGGGTAAATTTTTGGGGTTTCGgatttttttcactttgaaaaGCGGATGGGACCGAAAGAACTTTTTATAGTTCTACCGGTTTTAATTGATTACCGAATGGACCGCAGCAAGCCGAGTCTGCTGTAAGTGATGAAATTTATCGACGAAAACAACTTCAAACCAAATATATTGAAAACGCTTTTCGCACGTCGCAGGACTTTTAATGAAGCATCTTCAGTGTTATAACTAAAACCTGACATGAAAACCCAATTTTGCAGTTGagaatttttattttgtatataattgtatttattaaatGCTGTACAGTAATGTGTCATGGATCCTGTAAACCATgttaaaaatatacaataaaatGAGTTGTTTTAAGTAATATTGTTGGCCGTTTCTCTTTCCTTAGCTTTTCAATGATCTATGTGTACCAGGAATCAGCTGACACCATACAGATTACATCCTCTTGAAGTCCACCGCTTTCGTATAGGACCCGAGCACATTGTGCTCATCATTTTGATCATTGATAGAACGCTATATTCGTGTTATGATAAAGAGTATACAACAATAATGACGAAAAAAGAATATCAAGTCCGAGATATAGATTATTTGGCCGGATGAAACGGCTACATGGAAAAGTGAAATCAAGTAATCTTGTATGCAGTGcttttattttcacaaaatAGTACATATGAATGTATTATGCACGCAAGCTTGTAGGGCTAAATGCAACACTTTTTGGACTTGTGGATTGAGACATTGAACCGCCACGTTTCCCCATACGCTTGTATCGTTGTTCAATCCAAACTTTAGGCAGGTAATGTTGCGGCGGTGCTATTAGAACCAGACGACTGTCAACGCTGTTAGTGTTTTGAGCGCAGGAAATGAGTAAGACTATCGTCGATATGGAGATAGCTATCAGCCAGGCAATTAGTCCGATGAATACTTGTGGATTTACAAAGAGATTTTCACCTGCAAAGGTAGTATACAATAGCATCAAAGCAAGAATTTATCGAGGAACTTCGCAGTTAATCAAAACCGTTGAATTCTTGGATACCTTTTAACTTTCCACGGTTAGGTTTTTGAACCAACGTATTGTAGCATTCATAACTCCCTTGAGTATTCATACAGATCTGATTTTTTGCGCACGGAGATTTTTCATTCTggcattcgtcgatatctggAACAGTAAACATACATTTAGAATGCATACATAcacctgggtccagttccacagttctaagttaaaatttgaccctgagttaactcattgaaaatgaactaattttaactcagagttaactctaactcacaactgtggaactggaccctgtgcTTTATATTCTAGTACAACTTATTGGATAAAATGTAAAATCGTACCATTACAAGAGACGCGATTGCTGGACATTCGGAAACCTTTACTACACCGACACGCGTAATCTGTCCCATACACTAAATCATCTTTGGGTCCATCATCAAGCTTATTCGGGTACAAATGACACAGTTCTTGACAACCACCATTCGTTATTAGACAACCATTAATTTCTGTAGTTGAAATACGTTCCGATATTgattaacaaaaataaaatcgcCTGTGAAGATCAGAATTAACTTAATTAATCTTATGACACGCACCAATACAAGTTTTACTGTCTATACCGAGTTTAAATCCTGGACGACAAGAACAAATAACATCAGCAAAACGTTCTGTGCAGATATCATCACATCCACCATTACTCAACCTGCATATTCTACCTgcatttaaaaacattgaatagtTGTGGATCAAACACTATCGATACGCGATGACGGGACAGGAAAAACTCACTGGCAATAGCTCCGACTGGCCCTTTTTCTCCTTTGGTTCCAATCAAACCAGGCGGTCCCGGGTCACCTACCGGACCCTTCTTACCAGGTAAGCCAACTTTACCTTTAAGTCCAGGAATACCTGAAACAAGACATTATGACAAGTATAAGAACATTCGCGGAGACTTTCAACTACCCAGGCATTCATTACAGCATCGAATGAGTTACCTTGTGGCCCTGGAATTCCACGACGTCCATTTACTTTGGAAGGAATGCCTTTTTTGCCTCTTAGACCTACATCACCTGGAGGACCTGGTGGACCAGGTTTAGCAATGCGACCTGTAGGTCCAGGAATCCCCAAAATGCCTCGACTACCATCAGCTCCTTTAAGGCCCTTTTCCCCCTGGTCTCCTTGCTCTCCTTTATCCCCAAAAGGTCCCTGAAATATAAAGATTATAAAAGTAATCTTTGacaaatatgaaaagtaccaGAACATGAATTTGCATGTGATAGATACCATTTTTCCCGGGTATCCAGGATATCCACGTGGCCCTCTTGCACCAATCAATCCCATTTTTCCAGGTAGACCAACTGGACCTCTGTCTCCAGTAGGTCCTGGTGGCCCTGGATGACCATCCGGGGGTGCGGGAGCACGTTTGTATACTTTAGCTGAAAGAATAAACAAAAGGTAAGTGAACAATCAATAATCATAGACAATTCAGAAAAAATACTTACTTATCTCAACGTTTAAAGCATAAATTCTATCAACAGTTTTAGTCGAAGCAGATGAAAACTGCCCCACGCCGACTAATTTTGGCTGATAAAGTACGAGCACTTGACTTCCTTCAGTTGGATTTTGTGTAAGATTAAAAGTCATCGGGGATTTTCCGTCGGTCGAAAATCCTAATGTGTCACCAATCATAACGGTTACTGGACTGGGTGGGTAAACCTATGAAAGAGTGAGCACGAAAACTATCAATTTCACTGGGACTCAACAATTTATGCAACATTCACGCTCGATTACCTGATGCGTttttggaactttatttgctCTGATGCCGAATGAATAAACCAATTCCCAGATATCGTTTAGAACCGGTCGCcataattgtaaatatacgGCCTTATTTGTAGCGAGATAAACGCTGAATCGATAAATGAATCCATTAATTGGACTAATCTTCTTCATTAAGACGTAACCACTCACATCGGCCGGTAGTTCAAACATTCCAAAGTTTGCCGGGTTACCGATTGGCTTTGCTGTAAATAAAGACACTGATCTTCATTTGATAGAAGTAAAAGATCGGAGATTGTGCTCATGGAAAACATATACATCTACATACATGTATGTTCTTCACCAATGATCAGTTCACCACCAGCTGTAAGGAAAAGTAAGGTAAGCAAAAGAGAAACTTCGCACAAAGACATAGATTGAAAACAAACTTACAGAGGCTGATGACGCTCTTGGGTTTTATTGTAGAGGTCGGTAAAACTGAAGATGTGGTGAGAATAGAAGTTGTTGTACTCAGATGATGACCTGATAAGATATGATAAACATTTAACAATACTAATAACCGTTGATAAAACACTGTAGAGTCAACAATGATATCAGAACActaatgaaaaatagaatCCAAAATTTTCCTTAAACTGCAGTTTATTCGACTAATCCtaatattcctgaagataacTTTTAGTTGAAACATTGTAACCAAAACTACTAACTAGCTCAATGAAACATTTTGAACTTTATTCTTCATTTCAAGTGTGGGATTCTATATAGTGCT is a genomic window of Tubulanus polymorphus chromosome 5, tnTubPoly1.2, whole genome shotgun sequence containing:
- the LOC141905155 gene encoding uncharacterized protein LOC141905155, with protein sequence MAPECLHITDTYGPYSNSRIEQFGYPAESGTKTLNGHYVYILISVPLPKGYVCNFNAYFTRPSTTKFQIWRKLSTTTFKLISEVRFNASTIGNHTIEPDWSSTQTEILAGDLIGFTSNDMGAIPYQFYSEGSVVVFRKLKANDSSPQVNSTMKIDSLVNVYKFSLNVDVASHPVSCPNFPVPTNCVIPTVIPRITTEKVCMTVAPPTFHPKPAEHIKAVFGNSIVPGLATKDGYFVHIIDGFHLLESYICYFEAYFTKVAPVRFQIWRDVHLQKFTFSKKLVAELKFTPPSADQKHKAYIVDWRYPIHVHNHDQIGFATVGTGTIAFTVDYQNSYYKEFASIEQLPQVNDTVAISSTVVYRYSIKVGVSNHPEHCENFVAPTPVPCPLESEQNPVIETGFKLMPSIAEMLNGYNSYVIQGYNLTSGELCHFSAYIMNAKIMTRYQVWRPVGDNRYKLIGQLNYKPDSQGFHRIFINTGQVIQIEDGDRLGFTTLGMATIPWAPLSQLASVNKAVSIAKFPSLNSLPNVDDTVTVANMISPLEFAITVSTTNSTQYCHHLSTTTSILTTSSVLPTSTIKPKSVISLSGGELIIGEEHTSKPIGNPANFGMFELPADVSGYVLMKKISPINGFIYRFSVYLATNKAVYLQLWRPVLNDIWELVYSFGIRANKVPKTHQVYPPSPVTVMIGDTLGFSTDGKSPMTFNLTQNPTEGSQVLVLYQPKLVGVGQFSSASTKTVDRIYALNVEITKVYKRAPAPPDGHPGPPGPTGDRGPVGLPGKMGLIGARGPRGYPGYPGKMGPFGDKGEQGDQGEKGLKGADGSRGILGIPGPTGRIAKPGPPGPPGDVGLRGKKGIPSKVNGRRGIPGPQGIPGLKGKVGLPGKKGPVGDPGPPGLIGTKGEKGPVGAIASRICRLSNGGCDDICTERFADVICSCRPGFKLGIDSKTCIEINGCLITNGGCQELCHLYPNKLDDGPKDDLVYGTDYACRCSKGFRMSSNRVSCNDIDECQNEKSPCAKNQICMNTQGSYECYNTLVQKPNRGKLKGENLFVNPQVFIGLIAWLIAISISTIVLLISCAQNTNSVDSRLVLIAPPQHYLPKVWIEQRYKRMGKRGGSMSQSTSPKSVAFSPTSLRA